The following coding sequences lie in one Mesorhizobium sp. NZP2298 genomic window:
- a CDS encoding PH domain-containing protein, which yields MLGDRRPCDVDGGTKQRGKGVASGSFQGRLLPREHILWSGLPAQGLFFTSKDMFLIPFSLLWCGFAIFWTYTAARQGAPLFFDAWGAMFICIGLFFVFGRFAVDAWLRQRIAYAVTDKRILIMRTPPFANFTSIDLERLPDIQLTGEGERRGSLRFGAAASLFGSPGGWSQSRYQSFGSWSPALDPVPQFLGIEDPSKVFDIVTKARNALRSA from the coding sequence TTGCTCGGCGATCGCCGTCCGTGCGATGTGGATGGGGGCACAAAGCAACGGGGTAAAGGCGTGGCGAGCGGATCTTTTCAGGGGCGGCTATTGCCCCGCGAACACATCCTATGGAGCGGCCTTCCCGCGCAGGGCCTGTTCTTCACCAGCAAGGACATGTTTCTAATACCGTTCAGCCTGCTCTGGTGTGGTTTTGCAATCTTCTGGACCTATACCGCGGCAAGGCAAGGCGCGCCGCTTTTCTTCGACGCATGGGGAGCAATGTTCATCTGCATCGGGCTCTTCTTCGTCTTTGGCCGATTTGCTGTCGACGCGTGGCTGAGACAGCGGATCGCCTATGCGGTCACGGACAAACGCATCCTCATCATGCGCACCCCTCCTTTCGCCAACTTCACATCGATCGATCTTGAGCGTCTTCCCGACATCCAGCTCACCGGCGAGGGCGAAAGGCGTGGCAGTTTGCGCTTCGGCGCGGCGGCATCGTTGTTCGGAAGTCCGGGCGGCTGGTCTCAGTCGCGCTATCAAAGTTTTGGCAGCTGGTCGCCGGCTCTCGACCCCGTGCCGCAATTCCTTGGCATCGAGGATCCGTCGAAAGTATTCGACATCGTCACGAAAGCCCGCAATGCTCTTCGTTCCGCCTGA